CGACCTACAAAGAGAGGCAAGATCATGAAGGGATAGATCACCACGTCTCGCACCGGTAGGAGCGGGATCGTGCCAGGCACCTTCCGAGCTTGTCCCTCGGTTGTGGTCTCAGTGATCTCAGCGTCAGGGACCGACAGTTCCTCTGTACTTTCCACCGTTCCTTCGATCGAACTCAGGACAGGCTTCTCGTCCGCCACGGCTCTCAGTTCTCCTTTCGATCCCACTCCACGGTCGCTCCCACCTCATCCAGATTGAGTGTCCTCAGGTATTCCCGCAATCCTGGTGCCAGATCCGGACGCTTGAGCGCAAACTGTAAGGTTGCCTTCAAAAAACCAAGTTTACTCCCGGCGTCATACCGACGCCCGTGAAACGCGAGTCCATACATCGTTTGTGTTCTCAGCAGCACCCGCAGACCATTCGTGAGCTGAACCTCTCCTCCTTTATCCCGGGGAGTCTGTTCAAGAGCCTCAAAGATCTCTGGTGTCAGAATGTAGCGCCCGACAATGGCCAGGTCAGACGGAGCTACTGCCGGGGACGGCTTTTCCACCAGATCCAGGATCTGATAGATCGTCTCCTCAACTGGCTTGGGGTCGATGATCCCGTAGCTGCTGGTTTCCTCCTTGCTGACCTGCTGCACAGCAATGATCGAGGACTGATACCGTTCAAATGCCGAGATCATCTGCTTGAGACAGGGGACCTCGGCATCGATGATGTCGTCTCCAAGCAAGACAGCAAAGGGCTCATTCCCCACGAGCGCTCTTGCCAACAGGATCGCGTGTCCCAAGCCGAGGGGCTCCTCTTGGCGGATGTAGCAAAACGACGCCAACCCGGAGATCCGCTCGATCTCCCGCAACTGCTCCTCCTTGCCCTGCCGCCTAAGGGAGGTTTCTAATTCCAGCGATCGGTCAAAGTGGTTCTCGATCGCGTCCTTCCCACGTCCGGTCACAATGATGATGTCCTCGATCCCAGACGCAGCGGCTTCCTCCACCACATACTGGATGGTAGGCTTGTCCACGATCGGAAGCATCTCTTTCGGCTGTGCCTTCGTTGCGGGGAGGAACCGCGTCCCCAAACCCGCAGCGGGCACAATTGCTTTACGAATCCGCATTGGTCAAGCCCACCCTGCTTCTACTCGAACTGCAAGAGAACGCTGCAACCTTAAGAGAAGATCCCGGGCGAACCTGAGGCGGGATCATATCTGCTAATGACCGCTCTGGAAAAGCCAGCACTGAGGACGGTGACCTTCGTGCCCGAGCGCACCCCTTTTCCGCCCAGACGAGCAGAGCCAGGCACAAGGTGCCCGAAAACCACACGATCGGGTTTCGCTTTCGCGAAAGATCCTCAGCTCCCTTGATTCATACGCTTCTTTAATGACTTTAATTGTTTTTTATAGCATCTTTCGCCAAAAAGTCAAGCACCTGGGGCTGAACGTAGCAGCTAGGCACCCAACATCACGGCAGATCTTTTCTGCGTTGACAAGAACCCTGTTTCGATATACAAAATGTTATTCATTCAGTGGGTTGTCCCTCCGCTATGCGAAGGGCTCAGCTAATGCTATTAACGGATTTCACGTCTTGCAATGGGGGAGAGCATGAAGAAATTGAAGGTTACAGTCCTTATAGCTGTGTTGTTCATAACAGGCTGCGCTAGCCAGCGACCCTGATATAACGCGCTCATATGCTCGGTGGCTGGAGGCGCCGCTGGCGCCGCAATTGGGGGAGGCGCTGCAGGGGGGAGGGAGGCTGGATATGGAGCTGCCGCCGGTGCGGTGGTGGGCGGAATTCTCTGCGCGGCGTTAACTCCCGGGGCGACTCCTGTGGATAGTGATGGGGATGGCGTAGCGGACGACAAAGATCAGTGCCCAGGCACTCCTCATGGCGTAAAAGTGAATCAGCTCGGATGCCCGGAGCGAGAACCCATCGTCCTGAAAGGTGTGAACTTTGCGTACGATTCGGCCGAGCTGACCCAGAAATCTTTTGCGATTCTGGATGGTACTGCGAAGGTTCTCACCAAACACCCTGCCCTAAAGATCATTATTGCCGGCCATACGGACAGTATGGGCACGGCGGATTACAATAAGAAGCTGTCGCAGCAGCGTGCCGAGTCGGTGATGAACCACCTGATCTCACGTGGCGTAAGGTCAGCCAATCTCACTGCTGTAGGATTCGGGGAAGAACAGCCGATCGCGTCGAACGATGAGGTTGAAGGTCGCGCAAAGAATCGGCGAGTTGAACTGCAACCGCAAGAGTAACTGAAGTTTGATGGGGGCTTAGGTCCTCATCAGTTCAGTGGCTCACCGGCGTACGAGTGTGAACAGTGTGGCTGGGCCGCGATGCGGACCAGCCACACTGTCATCCGGGTCCGGTACTTCTCTCGCGGGGGACTGGCTTTTCCGTTTGTTGAATCTGCTGGGGGTTCATTCCCCGCGGCTTGCCGCAAGCTCGTCATACCGGCGGAAGCCGGTATCCAGAGGGCCCGACTAGATTCCCCCGTATCAAGTACGGGGCAGGCGTGTCAAGCACGGAATGACGGGCCAGAACAGAAGACGATACCCCGTAGCTTGCTGCGGGGTAGTTCGTTCTGCTTGTCAAGCAGCCTAAGCCCCTTGATGTAAGATAGTGCCGAGCTTCGACGTCTCTCCCGATTGGGACACATCAGTAATGGCTCCCTCTACTTTTGGATTGTACTTCCCTCTTGGCAAAAGCCGCCAGGCGTGCTAGAGTACCTCGAAACTGTAGTAGCAAGATCGATCGAGACCCTGACGCGGCTCGATCGAGTGTCGAGCTGGGACGTTTTAGAATCTGCACGGCGACTTCTCCGGTGATCCCGCCGTTAGCCCCACTCATCAATCCGACCGGACAAACAGCGCGGGCGCTTCTTTGCTCATCTCTGATGACAGGTGCGCCCAACCACCGCAGTAGGAGGAGTATGCCGTTTTCATCATTCACCCTGAACGCTAACCTTTTGAAAGCCATCCACACCATGGGGTTTGAGAAGCCCACGCCGATCCAAAGTCTCGCTGTGCCGCCCCTCATGGAGGGCCGCGACGTTATGGCTACCGCCGTGACAGGGAGCGGTAAGACCGCGGCGTTTCTCCTGCCTATCCTCCACCGCCTCATGGAGAAGCCCAGGGGCACCACGAGGGCGCTCATCCTGGCGCCCACCCGGGAACTGGCGGCGCAGATTGCGGAGCACTTTCACGCG
This genomic window from Candidatus Methylomirabilis limnetica contains:
- a CDS encoding OmpA family protein, with the protein product MAGGAAGAAIGGGAAGGREAGYGAAAGAVVGGILCAALTPGATPVDSDGDGVADDKDQCPGTPHGVKVNQLGCPEREPIVLKGVNFAYDSAELTQKSFAILDGTAKVLTKHPALKIIIAGHTDSMGTADYNKKLSQQRAESVMNHLISRGVRSANLTAVGFGEEQPIASNDEVEGRAKNRRVELQPQE
- a CDS encoding DEAD/DEAH box helicase, whose product is MPFSSFTLNANLLKAIHTMGFEKPTPIQSLAVPPLMEGRDVMATAVTGSGKTAAFLLPILHRLMEKPRGTTRALILAPTRELAAQIAEHFHALAVHTSLKGAAVYGGVSMGPQEGAFRRGVDVLVATPGRLLDHCQYPYARLTGIEYLVLDEADRMLDMGFLPDIRRILAHVPKK
- the galU gene encoding UTP--glucose-1-phosphate uridylyltransferase GalU, whose translation is MRIRKAIVPAAGLGTRFLPATKAQPKEMLPIVDKPTIQYVVEEAAASGIEDIIIVTGRGKDAIENHFDRSLELETSLRRQGKEEQLREIERISGLASFCYIRQEEPLGLGHAILLARALVGNEPFAVLLGDDIIDAEVPCLKQMISAFERYQSSIIAVQQVSKEETSSYGIIDPKPVEETIYQILDLVEKPSPAVAPSDLAIVGRYILTPEIFEALEQTPRDKGGEVQLTNGLRVLLRTQTMYGLAFHGRRYDAGSKLGFLKATLQFALKRPDLAPGLREYLRTLNLDEVGATVEWDRKEN